A window of the Elusimicrobiaceae bacterium genome harbors these coding sequences:
- a CDS encoding EAL domain-containing protein, whose product MKYKTKGFKRTFLLVASVALLVSGGSVLYWWQISQRLEQDTQLVLRSVGKELAENTTRMFSAELQILTTLAVSLEDSKLLGDKSQLSTYLFDQNKRNPFVLTGFQFADGQTLFSNGKAKQNFLSKSMIDATYEHSHFISELVDNPFDSEEKGLLLAVPVRNNGHRWGIVFALQPVSAYDDMLDDFSLSNGGLSLIINQQGQVLLAYPRAFFNNLLEAVSYTVFDRGFSEDQIRQDMQEGREGISGYVMRGKHRFSSYYPLGYNGWYAISVLPTASMAEKARMLVFLSLIWCVSIVVVLLLLLIFILRLQYQSSKALYKLGFVDPLTQLDNANAFQLKFPSAVERLREKENALVALVLINVNRFKAVNDIYGFEQGDQVLRQLADVLHQGIKEGELFCRSGADVFLLLLSADNRETLAQRVEDLLEQAGHFCRTEQECMPLSLTGGIYVLEENEPFFIMRDRAQLAWETAKQQVGHRYAFYDDEYKQKMVTEKRIESSMENALQERQFKVYLQPKYSFQTGRLVGAEALVRWIHPAQGMIRPDWFIPVFEKNGFVLKLDQFIWQEVVNLIKKRQEAGLPLVRIGVNFSRLHLDNPQFIETISTVAQQAGVDTKWLEVELTESVVFGNSERMKQVLDGLHAQGFSVAMDDFGAGYSSLNVLKNLDFDCVKLDKEFLARGEGNPRMRHVITGLVHMIKALG is encoded by the coding sequence ATGAAATACAAAACAAAAGGGTTTAAGCGAACTTTTTTATTAGTTGCTTCGGTGGCTTTACTAGTCTCCGGAGGCTCTGTATTGTATTGGTGGCAAATTAGCCAGCGCTTAGAACAGGATACCCAACTGGTACTGCGCTCCGTCGGAAAAGAACTGGCGGAAAATACAACCCGCATGTTTAGCGCCGAATTGCAAATTTTGACTACGTTGGCGGTCTCTTTAGAAGACAGCAAACTGTTAGGCGATAAGTCTCAGTTGTCCACCTATTTATTTGATCAGAATAAAAGAAATCCTTTTGTGCTGACCGGTTTCCAATTTGCGGACGGACAAACTTTATTTTCTAATGGTAAGGCAAAGCAAAACTTTTTGTCTAAATCCATGATAGACGCTACGTATGAACATAGTCATTTTATTTCAGAATTAGTAGATAATCCCTTTGATTCAGAAGAAAAAGGCTTGTTATTGGCTGTTCCTGTGCGTAATAACGGCCATCGCTGGGGGATTGTATTTGCACTACAGCCGGTCTCCGCTTATGATGATATGCTAGACGATTTCTCTTTAAGCAATGGGGGGTTGTCTTTAATTATTAATCAACAAGGGCAAGTATTACTTGCTTATCCCAGAGCTTTCTTTAATAATTTGTTAGAGGCTGTGTCATATACGGTTTTTGACAGGGGATTTTCCGAAGACCAAATCCGACAAGATATGCAGGAGGGCAGAGAAGGTATCAGCGGATATGTGATGCGCGGTAAACATCGCTTTTCTTCGTATTATCCGCTGGGATACAATGGGTGGTATGCAATTTCTGTTTTGCCTACAGCTTCTATGGCTGAAAAAGCACGTATGTTAGTGTTTTTATCCTTGATTTGGTGCGTGTCTATCGTGGTGGTATTGTTGCTATTGCTGATCTTTATTTTACGTTTGCAATATCAAAGTTCCAAGGCATTGTATAAACTGGGTTTTGTAGACCCGCTGACACAGTTGGACAATGCCAATGCTTTCCAATTAAAATTTCCTTCGGCCGTCGAGAGATTGCGTGAGAAAGAAAATGCATTGGTGGCTTTGGTATTAATCAATGTCAATCGTTTCAAAGCCGTCAACGATATATACGGGTTTGAACAAGGCGATCAGGTTCTACGTCAGTTAGCCGATGTATTACACCAAGGTATTAAAGAAGGGGAGCTATTCTGCCGTAGCGGGGCGGACGTATTTCTGCTTTTATTGTCGGCCGACAACAGAGAAACATTAGCTCAGCGAGTGGAAGATTTATTGGAGCAGGCGGGGCACTTCTGTCGGACTGAACAAGAATGTATGCCGCTTTCTCTAACAGGTGGAATTTACGTATTAGAAGAAAATGAACCGTTTTTTATCATGCGGGATCGCGCTCAACTGGCTTGGGAAACTGCCAAACAACAAGTCGGACATCGTTACGCTTTCTACGATGATGAATATAAACAGAAAATGGTTACGGAAAAGCGTATCGAAAGCAGTATGGAAAATGCACTACAAGAGCGGCAATTTAAGGTGTATTTACAACCCAAGTACAGCTTCCAAACGGGGCGTCTGGTAGGTGCAGAGGCTTTGGTGCGGTGGATACACCCTGCCCAAGGGATGATACGGCCGGATTGGTTTATACCGGTATTTGAAAAAAATGGTTTTGTGTTAAAACTAGACCAGTTTATTTGGCAAGAAGTAGTAAATTTAATTAAAAAACGACAAGAAGCAGGACTGCCTTTAGTGCGGATAGGCGTGAATTTTTCACGTTTGCATTTGGACAATCCACAATTTATTGAGACAATTTCCACGGTCGCACAACAGGCCGGCGTGGATACCAAGTGGTTGGAAGTGGAATTAACCGAAAGTGTAGTGTTTGGCAATTCCGAGCGGATGAAACAGGTGCTGGATGGACTACATGCCCAAGGTTTTTCCGTGGCTATGGATGATTTCGGCGCGGGATATTCTTCGCTCAATGTGCTGAAGAACTTGGATTTTGACTGTGTCAAACTGGACAAAGAATTTCTGGCCCGCGGAGAGGGTAATCCGCGTATGCGCCATGTAATTACGGGTCTGGTGCACATGATTAAGGCGCTGGGTAG
- a CDS encoding phosphopentomutase, which produces MATNKRVIILMMDSFGVGGAEDAAAFGDEGADTLGNIAAKSGGIKLPNLAALGLFKAAQASTGREIAAGEQPAATLQLPSKYGYMKEVSKGKDTSSGHWEMAGVPVTFDWGYFKPDYPSFPPELIEKICAEANLPGILGNKAASGTVIIDELGEEHIKTGKPICYTSADSVFQIAASEKHFGLDRLYQVCEIAFKHLKPYNIARVIARPFEGEKKGEFKRTKNRHDYSVKPPQETLLDVMKKSGGNVISVGKIADIFAQQGITRAVKASGLEELWNVTLQEIKNAPANSIIFTNFVDFDMTWGHRRDVEGYKKGLEYFDSRLPELLPLLTEDDIVFITADHGCDPTYKGTDHTREHVPVIMFGKKVVPGSVGARDTYADLGQTAADYLGLPKLQTGKSFL; this is translated from the coding sequence ATGGCAACCAACAAACGTGTAATTATTTTAATGATGGATTCTTTTGGCGTAGGTGGGGCAGAAGATGCCGCCGCCTTCGGTGATGAAGGTGCTGATACTTTGGGTAATATTGCCGCTAAAAGTGGCGGGATTAAACTCCCCAATTTAGCGGCCTTAGGTTTATTCAAGGCCGCGCAGGCCTCTACCGGTCGGGAAATCGCCGCCGGAGAACAACCCGCAGCCACCTTGCAACTGCCTTCTAAATACGGTTACATGAAAGAGGTCAGCAAAGGAAAAGATACCTCCTCGGGCCACTGGGAAATGGCGGGCGTGCCTGTTACGTTTGACTGGGGTTATTTTAAGCCCGATTATCCGTCTTTCCCGCCGGAACTAATTGAAAAAATTTGTGCCGAGGCCAATCTGCCCGGTATTTTGGGTAACAAAGCCGCCTCCGGTACTGTGATTATTGACGAACTGGGCGAAGAACATATTAAAACCGGCAAACCGATTTGTTACACTTCGGCGGACAGCGTTTTCCAAATTGCCGCCAGCGAAAAGCATTTTGGCTTGGACCGTTTGTACCAAGTGTGCGAAATTGCCTTCAAACATCTCAAACCGTATAATATCGCGCGCGTGATTGCACGCCCCTTTGAAGGAGAGAAAAAAGGGGAATTTAAGCGCACTAAAAACCGTCACGACTATTCTGTTAAACCACCGCAAGAAACTTTACTAGACGTGATGAAAAAATCCGGCGGAAATGTGATTTCAGTTGGCAAAATTGCGGATATTTTTGCTCAACAAGGTATTACGCGTGCGGTAAAAGCGTCGGGCTTGGAAGAACTGTGGAACGTCACCTTACAGGAAATTAAAAATGCGCCCGCTAACAGTATCATTTTTACTAATTTTGTGGATTTTGATATGACGTGGGGACATCGTCGCGACGTGGAAGGATATAAAAAAGGCCTAGAATATTTTGACTCCCGCTTGCCGGAATTACTCCCCCTACTGACCGAGGATGATATTGTGTTCATCACCGCCGACCACGGATGTGACCCTACCTATAAAGGCACCGACCACACCCGCGAACATGTGCCTGTTATTATGTTTGGCAAGAAAGTGGTACCGGGCTCCGTCGGCGCGCGTGATACGTATGCCGATTTAGGGCAAACCGCCGCCGATTATTTAGGATTACCTAAACTGCAAACCGGAAAGAGCTTTCTGTAA